A stretch of Pseudomonas taetrolens DNA encodes these proteins:
- a CDS encoding helix-turn-helix domain-containing protein: protein MPKENSQRASVLQHVSQNVRRLRQAAQLSQSALSELSGVSRRMLVAIEAGEKNVSLSTLDRVAEALNVAFSDLIQAPGSPDPSRINEVAWTGAIAGSKAVLLAKAVACREVELWEWTLQPGETYFSQADAEGWNEQLYVFDGCLTLVIDDQVLTFSAGEFYMYASDRPHAYRNDGERAVRFIRNVVI from the coding sequence GTGCCCAAAGAAAATTCACAACGCGCCTCGGTCTTGCAGCATGTCAGCCAGAACGTCCGGCGCTTGAGGCAAGCGGCGCAACTCAGTCAAAGCGCTCTGTCCGAATTGTCCGGTGTCAGTCGGCGGATGCTGGTGGCGATCGAGGCGGGTGAAAAGAATGTCAGCCTGAGCACGCTGGACCGGGTCGCCGAGGCCCTCAATGTCGCGTTCAGTGATTTGATCCAGGCGCCAGGTTCGCCTGATCCCAGCCGGATCAATGAAGTGGCGTGGACGGGTGCCATTGCCGGGAGCAAGGCCGTGTTGCTGGCCAAAGCCGTCGCTTGTCGCGAGGTTGAGCTTTGGGAGTGGACGCTGCAGCCGGGCGAGACTTATTTCTCGCAAGCGGATGCCGAGGGCTGGAATGAGCAGCTCTACGTGTTTGACGGTTGCTTGACGTTAGTGATCGACGATCAGGTACTGACATTCAGCGCGGGCGAATTCTATATGTACGCCAGTGACAGGCCGCATGCTTACCGCAATGACGGCGAGCGTGCGGTACGCTTCATTCGCAATGTGGTGATTTGA
- a CDS encoding type I polyketide synthase codes for MTKRRQVAIVGNSFRFPGSTASSFWQNLMEGRDLVTQVDASRWEHAEFLHPDKASPATTYTFASGSLGDITAFDAGFFSISPREAMMMDPQQRMLLEMCWETFENAGVKPSSLRGSNCGVYLGIASVEQAYRVVDDMASIDAATATGNTMSIAANRLSFFYDLRGPSMAIDTACSSSLVAFHQACQAILSGDIDQAVTGGISLHMHPFGFMIFAKASMLSRTGRCQSFDQNGDGYARSEGGGLFLLKDYDQALADGNPILAVVAASAVNTDGRKSSLTLPSAEAQAALLKGIYAKVGIDPSQLDYLEAHGTGTAVGDPIESRAIGESLGQARGAGNPLPIGSVKSNMGHLEAASGVAGLMKALNCLSERMVPATIGGDALNPTIPFADLNLQVVTANQPLKAEGQLTVGINSFGFGGANAHVILQSAEPLAVSRASTPGRRLPLMLSAKDADGLRATAQDYAEYLASRPEADFYDVAYQALFRRDAHSHRLLLIGSDCAEAAQALADYAQDPSLSELSSVVEAGQALDNAQGPVFVYSGNGSQWQGMGRAMLGDPVFEAAVAEVDALFQPLAGYSLRAELSGENGDDRYVRTEIAQPALFALQVAVTRVLVAQGFHPSAVIGHSVGEVAAAWASGALSLEDATQVIFHRSRLQGLTRGTGRMAAVGLCAEATSAVLVELGLEQLLVIAGENSSRGATVAGPLEALTQLEQVLSERQVFIRLLDLDYAFHSPSMNPIEQQVIADLAHIRPRSTTLPFYSTVVGAQLEGERLDGHYWWQNIRMPVLFQGAMDALVAQGFNLFVEVGPHPILRSYVTDALTSAERSGQVIATLLRMDNSVFLLERSVAKLLIAGAQPQWQTHFPVTGRHVKLPNYSWQREHFYLPVSAESLGVLQRKRVHPLLGHLLPDRALTWENRLDTQVFPSLGDHKVGEAVLFPGAGFSELALAAALQHQPGEFVDIEELEIHNPLLLSHDGSKKIRINIEPADGTLHIASRGLAQHEEWVQHVVARLPGEARGVMLGGRAPALPSRPADFTGAQHLALTCAVGLNYGPAYQTVAAVWVEPARILAQLSVPEVIRPEMDDLYVHPALLDGAFQLITELLVGQPGTNKGLAFIPVKLGRIAYARAGGVPCLAEVRQLKRTEHSLLVDFTLFDATGAAVLSIKDARFRGVRLQRDRNGDIKHMAHVGLAAPGQVTPVQREAIGSTPLLPHFQTLADEPVQLCYLNEVEPLLDVLCTSFVQDLIEQAGGQLSAEQIDLWSQQEGVSSHYLSTLLRLGLEDGSLSRDANGCVSVVDAAERPSSQAIWQELFQSYPEHFQLIHSVGRIGRHLQALLNGEQTLEQLLPRETSGANLVRLVLGAVGQQRLLAGVRDTLAQRLAALPDGQRLRVLELGLGGPSFAESLYAGIDFDRVDYTYCVAEPELAQMLRVDCPALNLIDFAQLSAAGNFDWVLVPSDLAALDTVGEALRQAGSHLNPHGEVALLAQHPARWADFVFGAQSDWWLAGPEQALSRQQRPSFWQVELQRHGLNLTHTLEALPGNACGSYLLLAGKLDNTGSVAPEVTVQHWALLAQAQHAGAEQLAYALREQGQTVSLLVPGDVQAVAQQLLALDQAPDHVVHMAGLDAAHGLDAQGARCMQAAALVQACESLGMAPTCWLLSRGAAGHWYGAEPATDVDAIADAAFWGFGRTLANESANCRIRLLDLALNAPLVSLIPALLHADAETEMAITADGQRYVPRLRVLAERAQPVDAKDSRISLGFDLPGQLRNLRWEVRDPSVPAVDELDIAVRATGLNFRDVMFALGLLSDEAIENGFSGPTLGFEFSGVVQGKGAEVLGDFAPGDRVVGFGPCSFANRLVTNANAVAKIPTGMSFEAAATIPSTFFTVYYALHYLARLEPGEKVLIHGAAGGVGIAAIQIAKWCGAEIYATAGSDEKRDFLRLLGVEHIFDSRSLAYADEVLEVTGGRGVDVVLNSLAGEAINRNLRVLKPFGRFLELGKRDFYQNTRIGLRPFRNNISYFGIDADQLMSERPDLTRRLFGNMMELFEQGILHPLPFREFDANQVVEAFRYMQQARQIGKIVVTYGNPIEHLVETRVQPEKALQLSGEATYLVTGGVGGFGLRTAQWLVDKGARHLVLLGRRGAASLEVQPSLAVWHAQGIDVQAVACDITDEVQLRGVFERIAASPYPLRGLVHAATVIDDSLIRNLDAEQLQRVLEPKAKGAQYLHQLTRELALDFFVMFSSATTLFGNPGQANYVAANHWLEALARYRRAQGLAATAVLWGAIDDVGFLARNEQIKDALQSRMGGAALRAEVALSHLEQMLLNGDDGTGVLELEWKALSRFLPSAASPRFLELVRAHGGDQEDDNDAEDIQRMLVELDDDQLLERFAELLKHEVCEILRLPASRLDTQRPLQELGLDSLMSVELIVALEERFGVRLPVMELSESSSIDKLSVRILSLLRGEASANESSAPAAMAESVLARHGTHMTQEQVAELTESVATPNRLIQ; via the coding sequence TTGACAAAACGTAGACAGGTAGCAATTGTTGGTAATTCTTTCCGTTTTCCCGGTTCCACGGCCAGCAGCTTCTGGCAGAACCTGATGGAGGGGCGCGACCTGGTGACTCAGGTCGATGCCTCGCGCTGGGAACATGCCGAGTTTCTACACCCTGACAAAGCCAGTCCGGCCACCACGTATACCTTCGCCTCGGGCTCTCTGGGCGATATAACCGCTTTTGATGCGGGTTTTTTCAGTATTTCGCCGCGCGAAGCCATGATGATGGATCCGCAACAGCGCATGCTGCTCGAAATGTGCTGGGAAACCTTCGAAAACGCCGGGGTTAAACCGTCCAGCCTGCGCGGCAGCAACTGTGGCGTTTACTTGGGTATTGCCAGCGTCGAGCAGGCCTACCGTGTGGTCGATGACATGGCGTCCATCGACGCGGCCACGGCCACCGGCAATACCATGAGTATTGCCGCCAATCGTCTGTCCTTCTTTTACGATCTGCGTGGCCCCAGCATGGCCATCGACACCGCGTGTTCGTCCTCACTGGTGGCCTTCCATCAGGCGTGTCAGGCGATTCTCAGCGGTGATATCGATCAGGCCGTGACCGGCGGCATTAGCCTGCACATGCATCCGTTCGGTTTCATGATTTTTGCCAAGGCCTCGATGTTGTCGCGTACCGGGCGTTGCCAGTCGTTTGACCAGAACGGTGATGGCTATGCGCGTTCGGAGGGCGGTGGACTGTTCCTGCTCAAGGACTACGATCAGGCGCTGGCGGACGGCAACCCGATTTTGGCCGTGGTAGCGGCCAGTGCGGTCAATACCGATGGCCGCAAGTCGAGCCTGACGCTGCCCAGCGCTGAAGCGCAGGCGGCGCTGCTCAAAGGCATCTACGCCAAGGTCGGTATCGACCCCTCGCAGCTGGACTACCTCGAAGCCCATGGCACAGGCACCGCAGTGGGTGACCCCATTGAGAGTCGTGCCATTGGTGAATCATTGGGTCAGGCCCGCGGGGCGGGTAACCCGCTGCCGATAGGGTCTGTCAAAAGCAACATGGGGCATCTCGAGGCGGCATCGGGCGTGGCGGGGTTGATGAAGGCCCTCAATTGCCTGAGTGAGCGGATGGTACCTGCGACCATCGGCGGCGATGCACTCAACCCGACGATTCCGTTTGCCGACCTCAACCTGCAGGTGGTTACCGCCAATCAGCCGCTCAAGGCTGAAGGGCAACTGACTGTCGGTATCAACTCTTTCGGGTTTGGTGGCGCCAACGCTCACGTTATTTTGCAAAGCGCCGAGCCGCTGGCCGTCTCGCGCGCGTCAACACCTGGCCGCCGTCTGCCGTTGATGCTCAGCGCCAAAGACGCCGACGGCCTGCGTGCAACCGCTCAGGATTACGCTGAATATCTGGCGTCCAGGCCGGAAGCCGATTTTTACGACGTGGCCTATCAGGCCCTGTTTCGCCGTGATGCCCACAGCCATCGCTTGCTGCTGATTGGCTCCGATTGTGCCGAAGCTGCGCAAGCGCTGGCCGACTACGCCCAAGATCCGAGCCTCAGCGAATTGAGCTCCGTGGTCGAAGCCGGTCAGGCGCTGGACAACGCTCAGGGCCCGGTCTTTGTCTACTCGGGCAACGGTTCGCAATGGCAAGGCATGGGCCGGGCGATGCTCGGCGACCCGGTGTTTGAAGCGGCCGTGGCCGAAGTCGATGCACTGTTCCAGCCGTTGGCCGGTTATTCGCTGCGGGCTGAACTGTCGGGCGAAAACGGCGACGACCGTTATGTGCGTACCGAGATTGCGCAACCTGCGCTGTTTGCCTTGCAAGTTGCAGTCACCCGCGTGCTGGTGGCGCAAGGTTTTCATCCATCCGCGGTGATCGGGCACAGCGTCGGCGAAGTCGCGGCCGCCTGGGCCAGCGGCGCCCTGAGCCTCGAAGACGCGACCCAAGTGATTTTCCATCGCAGTCGTCTGCAAGGGCTGACCCGGGGTACTGGCCGTATGGCCGCCGTCGGCCTCTGCGCCGAAGCGACCTCGGCAGTGCTGGTGGAACTGGGGCTGGAGCAGTTACTGGTGATCGCGGGCGAAAACAGCTCCCGTGGCGCCACGGTGGCCGGTCCGCTTGAAGCGTTGACTCAACTGGAGCAAGTGTTGAGCGAGCGCCAGGTGTTTATCCGCTTGCTGGACCTGGACTACGCGTTCCATTCCCCGAGCATGAACCCTATAGAGCAGCAAGTGATTGCTGATCTGGCGCACATCCGTCCGCGCAGTACCACATTGCCGTTTTATTCCACTGTGGTCGGCGCCCAGCTGGAGGGTGAGCGTCTGGACGGCCACTACTGGTGGCAGAACATTCGCATGCCGGTGTTGTTCCAGGGTGCGATGGATGCACTGGTGGCGCAGGGCTTCAACCTGTTTGTCGAGGTGGGCCCGCACCCGATCCTGCGCTCCTATGTCACGGATGCACTGACCAGCGCCGAGCGCTCCGGCCAAGTGATTGCGACACTGTTGCGCATGGATAACAGCGTTTTCCTGCTGGAGCGCAGCGTTGCCAAACTGCTGATTGCCGGTGCGCAACCACAGTGGCAAACGCACTTTCCGGTCACCGGGCGCCATGTAAAGCTGCCGAACTACAGCTGGCAGCGCGAACACTTCTATCTGCCGGTCAGCGCCGAGTCGCTCGGGGTGCTGCAACGCAAGCGCGTGCACCCGTTGTTGGGCCACTTGCTGCCTGATCGTGCACTGACCTGGGAAAACCGCCTCGATACCCAGGTGTTCCCTAGCCTGGGCGATCACAAGGTCGGTGAAGCGGTACTGTTTCCGGGCGCTGGCTTTAGCGAGCTGGCACTGGCGGCGGCCTTGCAGCATCAGCCGGGTGAGTTCGTCGACATCGAAGAACTGGAAATTCACAACCCGCTGCTGCTCAGCCATGACGGCAGTAAAAAAATCCGGATCAATATCGAACCGGCTGATGGCACTTTGCATATTGCTTCCCGTGGCCTGGCCCAGCACGAAGAATGGGTACAGCACGTGGTGGCGCGGCTGCCCGGTGAAGCTCGAGGCGTGATGCTGGGCGGGCGTGCACCGGCTTTGCCGTCGCGTCCGGCGGACTTTACCGGTGCGCAACATTTGGCGCTGACCTGTGCGGTGGGCCTGAACTACGGCCCGGCTTATCAAACCGTCGCGGCAGTGTGGGTCGAGCCGGCGCGCATCCTTGCGCAATTGAGCGTTCCCGAGGTCATCCGCCCTGAAATGGACGACCTGTATGTGCACCCGGCGTTGCTGGATGGCGCGTTCCAGCTGATTACCGAATTGCTGGTGGGCCAGCCCGGCACGAACAAGGGGCTGGCGTTTATTCCGGTGAAACTGGGACGCATCGCCTACGCCAGGGCGGGCGGCGTGCCATGCCTGGCGGAAGTGCGCCAACTCAAGCGTACCGAGCATTCATTGCTGGTGGATTTCACCCTGTTCGACGCCACTGGCGCTGCCGTGTTGTCGATAAAGGACGCGCGCTTTCGCGGTGTGCGTCTGCAGCGTGATCGCAACGGCGATATCAAACACATGGCACATGTGGGCCTGGCTGCTCCCGGTCAGGTCACCCCCGTGCAGCGTGAAGCCATCGGCAGCACGCCGCTGCTGCCGCATTTCCAGACGCTGGCCGATGAGCCTGTGCAGTTGTGCTACCTGAACGAAGTCGAGCCGTTGCTGGATGTGTTGTGCACAAGCTTTGTGCAGGACCTGATCGAGCAAGCGGGCGGTCAACTGAGTGCAGAGCAAATTGACCTCTGGTCGCAACAGGAGGGCGTTTCCAGCCACTACCTCAGCACCTTGCTGCGTCTGGGCCTGGAAGACGGCAGCCTGAGCCGCGATGCCAATGGCTGCGTGAGCGTTGTCGATGCTGCTGAGCGTCCTTCCAGCCAAGCCATTTGGCAAGAGCTGTTCCAGAGCTACCCGGAACATTTCCAGCTGATTCATTCGGTGGGCCGCATCGGCCGCCATTTGCAGGCATTGCTTAACGGGGAACAAACCCTTGAGCAACTGCTGCCCCGCGAAACCAGTGGCGCCAACCTGGTGCGTCTGGTGCTGGGTGCAGTGGGCCAGCAACGTTTGTTGGCCGGTGTGCGCGATACCCTTGCGCAGCGTTTGGCAGCGTTGCCTGACGGCCAGCGCCTTCGGGTGCTGGAACTGGGTCTGGGCGGGCCGTCGTTTGCCGAGTCGCTGTACGCCGGGATCGATTTTGATCGCGTCGATTACACCTATTGCGTAGCGGAGCCGGAGTTGGCGCAGATGCTGCGCGTTGATTGCCCGGCGCTGAACCTGATTGATTTCGCGCAACTGAGTGCTGCCGGCAACTTTGACTGGGTGCTGGTGCCCAGCGATCTGGCGGCTCTGGATACCGTGGGCGAAGCACTGCGCCAGGCCGGTAGCCATCTCAACCCGCATGGCGAAGTGGCGCTGCTGGCCCAGCACCCTGCGCGCTGGGCCGACTTTGTGTTCGGTGCCCAGAGTGACTGGTGGCTGGCAGGTCCGGAACAGGCATTGTCGCGCCAACAGCGCCCGTCGTTCTGGCAGGTAGAGCTGCAACGCCACGGTCTGAACCTGACCCATACCCTTGAGGCCTTGCCGGGCAATGCCTGTGGCAGTTATCTGTTGCTGGCCGGCAAGCTCGACAACACGGGCAGCGTTGCACCTGAAGTCACCGTGCAGCACTGGGCGTTGCTGGCGCAAGCTCAGCACGCGGGCGCAGAGCAACTGGCCTACGCCTTGCGCGAGCAAGGGCAGACGGTGAGCCTGCTGGTGCCGGGGGATGTTCAGGCGGTGGCGCAGCAATTGCTGGCGCTGGATCAAGCCCCTGATCATGTCGTGCATATGGCCGGTCTTGATGCGGCACACGGTCTGGACGCACAGGGTGCCCGCTGCATGCAGGCGGCTGCGTTGGTCCAGGCGTGCGAATCGTTGGGCATGGCCCCGACGTGCTGGCTGCTCAGCCGTGGTGCGGCGGGTCACTGGTACGGTGCCGAACCTGCGACGGATGTGGATGCCATTGCCGATGCGGCCTTCTGGGGCTTTGGCCGAACCCTGGCCAATGAATCCGCCAACTGCCGCATCCGCCTGCTGGATCTGGCACTCAACGCACCTTTAGTCAGTCTGATCCCGGCGCTGTTGCATGCCGATGCCGAGACCGAGATGGCCATCACGGCTGACGGTCAACGCTATGTGCCGCGTCTGCGGGTGCTGGCGGAACGGGCCCAGCCAGTTGACGCCAAGGACAGCCGAATCAGCCTGGGCTTTGACCTGCCGGGTCAATTGCGCAACCTGCGTTGGGAAGTGCGCGATCCAAGTGTGCCGGCGGTAGATGAACTGGACATTGCCGTACGCGCCACGGGCCTCAACTTCCGCGACGTGATGTTTGCACTGGGGCTGTTGTCCGATGAAGCCATCGAGAACGGTTTCTCTGGCCCGACTCTGGGTTTCGAATTTTCCGGTGTGGTGCAAGGCAAGGGCGCTGAAGTCTTGGGCGATTTTGCCCCCGGCGACCGGGTCGTAGGCTTTGGCCCCTGCAGTTTTGCCAACCGTCTGGTGACCAACGCCAACGCCGTGGCGAAAATCCCGACTGGGATGTCGTTCGAAGCGGCCGCGACTATTCCGAGTACGTTCTTCACCGTGTACTACGCGTTGCATTATTTGGCGCGTCTGGAGCCGGGCGAGAAAGTCCTGATCCACGGTGCTGCGGGCGGTGTCGGTATTGCCGCAATTCAAATCGCCAAATGGTGCGGTGCCGAGATCTATGCCACCGCTGGCAGTGACGAGAAACGCGATTTCCTGCGCCTGCTGGGTGTTGAGCACATCTTCGATTCCCGCTCGCTGGCGTACGCCGATGAAGTGCTGGAGGTGACTGGCGGACGGGGTGTCGACGTGGTGCTCAACTCGCTGGCAGGTGAGGCGATCAACCGTAACCTGCGAGTCCTTAAACCGTTCGGCCGCTTCCTGGAGTTGGGCAAGCGCGACTTCTACCAGAACACCCGTATTGGTTTGCGGCCGTTTCGCAATAACATCAGTTATTTCGGCATCGACGCCGACCAGTTGATGAGCGAGCGCCCGGACCTGACCCGACGTTTGTTCGGGAACATGATGGAGCTGTTCGAACAAGGCATCCTGCACCCGCTGCCGTTCCGCGAATTCGACGCCAACCAGGTGGTCGAAGCGTTCCGCTACATGCAGCAGGCCCGTCAGATCGGCAAGATCGTCGTGACCTATGGCAACCCCATCGAGCACTTGGTGGAAACCCGTGTCCAGCCAGAAAAGGCGCTGCAACTCAGTGGCGAAGCGACTTACCTGGTCACGGGCGGGGTGGGTGGCTTTGGCTTGCGTACCGCGCAGTGGCTGGTGGACAAGGGCGCACGGCACCTGGTGCTGCTGGGTCGCCGTGGCGCGGCCAGTCTTGAGGTTCAACCAAGCCTTGCCGTGTGGCACGCGCAAGGTATTGATGTGCAAGCAGTGGCGTGTGACATCACTGATGAAGTGCAACTGCGCGGTGTCTTTGAGCGCATCGCCGCCAGTCCGTACCCGCTACGGGGCTTGGTGCACGCGGCCACCGTCATCGACGACAGCCTGATCCGCAATCTCGACGCCGAGCAATTGCAACGGGTGCTGGAACCCAAGGCCAAAGGTGCACAATACCTGCACCAACTGACCCGTGAGCTGGCGCTGGACTTCTTTGTGATGTTCTCTTCGGCCACCACACTGTTCGGTAACCCTGGACAGGCCAACTACGTGGCGGCCAACCATTGGCTTGAAGCGCTGGCGCGATATCGCCGTGCTCAAGGGCTGGCGGCAACCGCCGTGCTGTGGGGCGCGATTGACGATGTCGGCTTTCTGGCCCGCAACGAACAGATCAAGGATGCGCTGCAAAGCCGTATGGGCGGCGCTGCGTTGCGAGCCGAAGTCGCGTTGTCGCACCTGGAGCAGATGTTGCTCAACGGCGATGACGGTACCGGCGTGCTGGAGCTGGAATGGAAAGCCTTGTCGCGTTTCCTGCCAAGCGCCGCGTCCCCGCGTTTCCTGGAGTTGGTGCGCGCTCACGGCGGAGATCAGGAAGACGACAACGACGCCGAAGACATTCAACGCATGCTCGTCGAGCTGGACGATGACCAGCTGCTGGAGCGTTTTGCTGAACTGCTCAAGCACGAGGTGTGTGAAATTCTGCGCCTGCCGGCATCGCGCCTGGATACACAGCGGCCGTTGCAGGAGCTGGGGCTGGACTCATTGATGAGTGTCGAGCTGATCGTGGCCCTGGAAGAGCGCTTTGGCGTTCGCCTGCCGGTCATGGAACTCAGCGAAAGCTCCAGCATTGACAAGCTAAGCGTGCGTATTTTGAGCCTGTTGCGTGGTGAGGCGTCGGCCAACGAGTCGTCGGCACCTGCAGCGATGGCTGAAAGTGTCCTGGCTCGTCACGGCACGCACATGACCCAGGAACAAGTGGCCGAGCTGACCGAAAGTGTCGCAACACCTAACCGTTTGATTCAGTGA
- a CDS encoding DMT family transporter has translation MVWGITFLLVQHALTASGPMFFVGLRFAAAACIVALFSMRSLRGITLLELKAGMFIGVSIMLGYGLQTIGLQTIPSSQSAFITALYVPFVPLLQWLVLGRRPGLMPSLGIILAFTGLMLLSGPGGASLKFSPGEIATLVSAIAIAAEIILISAYAGQVDVRRVTVVQLSTASILAFLMIVPTQEAIPDFSWLLLASAVGLGAASAVIQVAMNWAQKSVSPTRATLIYAGEPVWAGIAGRLAGERLPGIALLGAALIVAAVIVSELKTKGKPLAADQERLGDEASD, from the coding sequence ATGGTGTGGGGCATCACCTTTTTGCTGGTGCAACATGCGCTGACGGCCAGCGGGCCAATGTTCTTTGTCGGCCTTCGCTTTGCCGCGGCGGCCTGTATCGTCGCGCTTTTTTCGATGCGCAGTTTGCGTGGCATTACGCTGCTCGAGTTAAAGGCCGGGATGTTCATCGGTGTCTCGATCATGCTCGGTTACGGGCTGCAAACCATTGGCTTGCAAACCATCCCAAGCAGCCAGTCTGCTTTTATTACTGCGCTTTACGTCCCCTTTGTACCGTTGCTGCAATGGCTGGTCCTGGGGCGACGCCCCGGTTTGATGCCAAGCCTGGGCATTATTCTGGCGTTTACCGGGCTGATGCTGTTATCCGGGCCTGGCGGCGCGTCGCTGAAGTTCAGCCCGGGTGAAATCGCCACGCTGGTCAGCGCCATTGCCATCGCCGCAGAAATCATTCTGATCAGCGCCTATGCCGGCCAGGTGGATGTGCGCAGGGTCACCGTGGTGCAACTGAGTACGGCCTCGATTCTGGCTTTTTTGATGATTGTGCCGACACAAGAAGCCATACCCGACTTTTCATGGCTATTGTTAGCCAGTGCGGTAGGGCTGGGTGCCGCCAGTGCGGTGATTCAAGTTGCCATGAACTGGGCGCAAAAAAGCGTATCCCCCACTCGGGCCACGCTGATTTACGCAGGTGAGCCGGTATGGGCCGGCATCGCCGGGCGTCTGGCGGGCGAGCGGCTGCCAGGGATTGCCTTGCTCGGGGCGGCCTTGATTGTTGCAGCGGTGATCGTCAGTGAGTTAAAAACCAAGGGTAAGCCCCTCGCCGCCGATCAGGAAAGGCTAGGCGACGAAGCCAGCGACTAA